One genomic segment of Desulfomicrobium sp. ZS1 includes these proteins:
- a CDS encoding HD-GYP domain-containing protein, with protein sequence MLNSSGCLFCQAESFAAKADPCAPLALTLHQLAESLGRAVDAKDAWTCAHSEEVAVVSQILALIMGFTPAQAEIVHLAGHLHDIGKIGIPDAILQKAGPLTQEEFEVIKRHPAIGEAIVQPVKALNGQSGVARMIRHHHERYDGSGYPDGLSGYDIPIGARILAVADSLSAMMQERPYKSAMTFEDAEAEIMSQSGKMYDPRVVRAFVKGRDHILSWVSGMRGDVRAAG encoded by the coding sequence ATGTTGAATAGTTCCGGATGCCTGTTTTGTCAGGCGGAGTCTTTTGCGGCCAAGGCCGACCCCTGCGCCCCGTTGGCGTTGACCCTGCATCAGTTGGCCGAATCCCTGGGGCGGGCCGTGGATGCCAAAGATGCTTGGACCTGCGCCCACTCCGAGGAGGTGGCGGTGGTCAGCCAGATACTGGCCCTGATTATGGGCTTCACGCCCGCCCAGGCCGAAATTGTCCATCTGGCCGGGCATCTGCACGACATAGGCAAGATCGGCATCCCCGACGCCATCTTGCAGAAGGCCGGGCCTCTGACGCAGGAGGAATTTGAAGTCATCAAACGGCATCCGGCCATCGGAGAGGCCATCGTGCAACCGGTCAAGGCCTTGAACGGCCAGAGCGGAGTGGCGCGCATGATCCGCCATCATCACGAACGTTACGATGGATCGGGCTATCCGGACGGGTTGAGCGGATACGATATTCCCATAGGAGCCCGGATTCTGGCCGTCGCCGACAGCCTTTCGGCCATGATGCAGGAGCGTCCGTACAAGAGCGCCATGACGTTTGAAGACGCCGAGGCCGAGATCATGTCCCAATCCGGGAAAATGTACGATCCGAGGGTGGTGCGGGCTTTTGTCAAGGGCCGCGACCACATCCTGTCCTGGGTTTCAGGCATGCGTGGCGATGTCAGGGCCGCTGGGTGA